In Nocardioides palaemonis, a single genomic region encodes these proteins:
- a CDS encoding YegS/Rv2252/BmrU family lipid kinase, whose amino-acid sequence MTPASRNRSLTLSGVCLLGFAGLGWAVTGDRAPLDSFDVEGRNLEDWADGSPLLLDVLRWVEHLFGTVGMTVLTVVLVLGLLLRRQRWAALLAVVVMVATSLATSGLKIWLGRDRPEWQGTDFSPLSSYSFPSGHASSTAAYACLLVTLLVLFVRRASLRRLGTTLVVAWWLVVCLDRVLLGRHFPTDVIAGSLLGIGIFALALAVIDPRPRSTAAHAEPLPEVYASERRLAVILNPIKVEDVGQFRATVSAMAKESGWSEPTWQYTTVEDPGTGMAERAAVSGADLVIVCGGDGTVREVCAELAGTGIPVGIIPAGTGNLLARNLDVPLYLRSAIDVALNGQDRAIDLVEVSGDGIEDTHFMVMAGMGFDAAIMEGVNEDIKKKIGWVAYVVSGLKSLMFPAVKVEIQIDDHEPTTHRARTVVVGNVGFLQAGMPLLPDAAIDDGVLDVVIIHPRQFLSWITVAMRVLRKSPIVDETLDRRTGSRVRITATSDTPRQLDGDSIGEGRELRMECVHGRLLVRVPR is encoded by the coding sequence GTGACTCCCGCCTCCCGCAACCGCTCCCTCACGCTGTCCGGCGTGTGCCTGCTCGGCTTCGCGGGTCTCGGGTGGGCGGTCACCGGCGACCGCGCACCCCTCGACTCCTTCGACGTCGAGGGGCGCAACCTCGAGGACTGGGCCGACGGCTCGCCGCTGCTCCTCGACGTGCTGCGGTGGGTCGAGCACCTCTTCGGGACCGTCGGCATGACCGTCCTCACGGTCGTCCTCGTCCTCGGGCTGCTGCTCCGGCGCCAGCGCTGGGCCGCGCTGCTGGCCGTGGTCGTGATGGTCGCGACCTCCTTGGCCACGTCCGGGCTCAAGATCTGGCTCGGCCGCGACCGACCGGAGTGGCAGGGCACCGACTTCAGCCCGCTCAGCTCCTACAGCTTCCCGTCCGGGCACGCCTCGTCGACCGCGGCGTACGCCTGCCTGCTCGTCACGCTGCTGGTGCTGTTCGTGCGGCGGGCGAGCCTGCGGCGACTCGGGACCACCCTGGTGGTCGCGTGGTGGCTCGTCGTCTGCCTCGACCGGGTGCTGCTCGGGCGGCACTTCCCCACCGACGTGATCGCGGGGTCGCTGCTGGGCATCGGGATCTTCGCGCTCGCGCTGGCGGTCATCGACCCGAGGCCGCGCTCGACCGCCGCCCACGCCGAGCCCCTGCCCGAGGTCTACGCGTCGGAGCGCCGGCTGGCGGTGATCCTCAACCCGATCAAGGTCGAGGACGTCGGGCAGTTCCGCGCGACGGTCAGCGCGATGGCGAAGGAGTCGGGCTGGTCCGAGCCGACCTGGCAGTACACCACCGTCGAGGACCCCGGCACCGGCATGGCCGAGCGGGCCGCCGTCTCCGGCGCGGACCTGGTCATCGTGTGCGGCGGCGACGGCACGGTGCGCGAGGTGTGCGCCGAGCTCGCCGGCACCGGCATCCCGGTCGGGATCATCCCGGCCGGCACCGGCAACCTGCTGGCCCGCAACCTCGACGTCCCGCTCTACCTCCGCTCGGCCATCGACGTCGCGCTCAACGGCCAGGACCGCGCGATCGACCTCGTCGAGGTGAGCGGCGACGGCATCGAGGACACCCACTTCATGGTGATGGCCGGCATGGGCTTCGACGCCGCGATCATGGAGGGCGTCAACGAGGACATCAAGAAGAAGATCGGCTGGGTGGCCTACGTCGTCTCCGGCCTGAAGTCGCTGATGTTCCCGGCCGTGAAGGTCGAGATCCAGATCGACGACCACGAGCCGACGACCCACCGCGCGCGCACCGTCGTGGTCGGCAACGTCGGCTTCCTCCAGGCCGGCATGCCGCTGCTGCCCGACGCCGCGATCGACGACGGCGTGCTCGACGTGGTGATCATCCACCCGCGCCAGTTCCTGTCCTGGATCACCGTCGCGATGCGCGTGCTGCGCAAGAGCCCGATCGTCGACGAGACCCTCGACCGCCGCACCGGCTCGCGCGTGCGGATCACCGCGACGTCCGACACCCCGCGCCAGCTCGACGGCGACTCGATCGGCGAGGGCCGCGAGCTGCGGATGGAGTGCGTCCACGGGCGGCTGCTGGTCCGCGTCCCCCGCTGA
- a CDS encoding response regulator: MTFVLVVDDDPAMRRTLSINLRARDYDVETAGDGRSALQIVDERMPDVVLLDLGLPDLDGISVLTRLRSFTQVPVIVVSARTESDDKVEALDLGADDFITKPFSIEELLARVRATSRRVGREEPELVVEVDGLRLDVTDSRATRDGEELHLTPTEWRIVEVLARHRGRLVRQGELLTAVWGPQYERQTNYLRVHLASIRRKLEADPAHPVLFVTEPGMGYRFLP; the protein is encoded by the coding sequence ATGACCTTCGTGCTCGTCGTCGACGACGACCCGGCGATGCGCCGCACGCTGTCGATCAACCTGCGCGCCCGCGACTACGACGTCGAGACCGCGGGCGACGGCCGTTCGGCGCTCCAGATCGTCGACGAGCGGATGCCCGACGTGGTGCTGCTCGACCTCGGCCTGCCCGACCTCGACGGGATCTCGGTGCTGACCCGGCTGCGCTCGTTCACCCAGGTCCCGGTGATCGTGGTGTCGGCGCGCACCGAGTCCGACGACAAGGTCGAGGCGCTCGACCTCGGCGCCGACGACTTCATCACCAAGCCGTTCTCGATCGAGGAGCTGCTCGCCCGGGTGCGCGCGACCTCGCGCCGGGTGGGCCGCGAGGAGCCGGAGCTGGTGGTCGAGGTCGACGGCCTGCGCCTCGACGTCACCGACTCGCGCGCCACCCGTGACGGCGAGGAGCTGCACCTGACCCCGACCGAGTGGCGCATCGTCGAGGTGCTCGCCCGCCACCGCGGCCGCCTGGTCCGCCAGGGCGAGCTGCTGACCGCGGTCTGGGGCCCGCAGTACGAGCGGCAGACCAACTACCTCCGGGTCCACCTCGCCAGCATCCGCCGCAAGCTCGAGGCCGACCCCGCCCACCCGGTGCTGTTCGTCACCGAGCCGGGGATGGGCTACCGCTTCCTCCCCTGA